One Pseudorasbora parva isolate DD20220531a chromosome 8, ASM2467924v1, whole genome shotgun sequence DNA window includes the following coding sequences:
- the LOC137084657 gene encoding zinc finger and SCAN domain-containing protein 29-like — MSARSLTLPWSSQEVQTLLGILGEEGVQRELDGMVRNEKVFQHVSERMALEGFQRTSEQCRTKSKKLRSDYRKVKDHNSRSGVHRKKWKWFDMMDAIYGHRPASLGREGGIDTATSLLESMMESVVEDPSCQEETEGLDEMLSTSESSSAPASVRTSTPTPAENIAPSPSSEPRRITIGKRKRGQQDVVAALVEMQAADERQQEWLERMEDRRDRRFEMMLEDAREARRHEAEITQQHMEQSASFNQAFLGTLSQLVQVLSSRRDPVPPSSH, encoded by the exons ATGTCGGCGCGCAGCTTAACGTTACCGTGGTCGAGCCAGGAGGTGCAGACCTTGCTGGGTATCCTCGGCGAAGAAGGGGTACAAAGGGAACTCGATGGCATGGTGAGAAACGAAAAGGTTTTTCAGCATGTTTCTGAGAGAATGGCTCTCGAGGGGTTTCAGCGGACGTCCGAGCAGTGCCGCACTAAAAGTAAGAAACTGCGGAGTGACTATCGTAAGGTGAAAGACCACAACAGCCGGAGTGGTGTTCACAGAAAGAAATGGAAGTGGTTCGATATGATGGACGCCATCTACGGACACAGACCAGCAAGTTTGGGAAGAGAAGGAGGCATCGATACGGCCACCTCGTTGCTGGAGTCGATGATGGAGTCTGTCG TTGAAGATCCTAGCTGTCAGGAGGAAACAGAGGGACTTGATGAGATGTTGTCCACCTCTGAGAGCTCAAGTGCGCCTGCCAGTGTCAGGACATCAACACCGACACCAGCAGAAAACATTGCTCCATCTCCTTCGAGTGAACCCCGGCGTATAACCATCG GCAAGAGGAAAAGGGGGCAACAGGATGTTGTTGCGGCCCTGGTCGAGATGCAGGCAGCTGATGAGAGGCAGCAGGAGTGGCTGGAGAGGATGGAGGACCGTCGTGACCGGCGCTTTGAAATGATGCTGGAGGATGCTCGTGAGGCAAGGCGGCATGAGGCTGAAATAACTCAGCAACACATGGAGCAGTCTGCAAGCTTTAATCAGGCTTTCCTAGGCACACTCAGTCAGCTTGTGCAGGTGTTGAGTAGTCGCCGTGACCCTGTTCCACCATCCAGCCACTAG
- the LOC137084656 gene encoding uncharacterized protein: MPESSNQRHLIGVVYDGKHRLTSFVRAKRRTMEALQQILFLLLGMWLFITRRRQALFDKRLQSARRNTAEKYREIREMLRSWDETDNRAIQNKARQKRRRRRLINLVQNRRCRPTIWTFRRSNEWWDVIVPGFTRTQWVHNFRMSEETFLFLCAMLRPAMEKQDTNFRVCVPLKKRVAIALWKLATNSDYRSIGHLFGVSKTTVCRCVQEFCEAACMLLVPEQISFPDRQKLKEMAAYFENRWGLPQCVGAIDGSHIPIIAPKEYHCDYFNRKGWHSIILQGVVDGKGLFWSVYAGMAGSLHDARVLRLSTLWELVERGSLYPACTRNISGVNAGYYLLGDSAYPLQTWLLKPFPDNGRLTAEQLTYNKKVCRARVVVENAFGRLKGRWRCLMKRNDSDIELVKSMVLTCCALHNLCESHGEDYQHEWDTPVTAEPVVPLAQGAEEEGRDVREGLMRHLNS; encoded by the exons ATGCCGGAAAGTAGTAATCAACGTCACTTGATAGGCGTGGTGTATGACGGAAAGCATCGGTTGACGTCATTCGTGCGCGCGAAGAGAAGAACAATGGAGGCCTTACAGCAGATCTTGTTCTTGCTTCTCGGCATGTGGCTGTTTATAACAAGGAGGAGACAAGCTTTGTTTGATAAAAGGCTGCAGTCTGCAAGGAGAAACACAGCCGAAAAATATAGGGAAATTCGGGAAATGTTAAGGAGCTGGGACGAGACGGACAACCGCGCTATTCAAAACAAGGCAAGACAAAAACGACGGCGCAGGAGG tTAATCAATCTGGTGCAAAATCGGCGCTGCAGACCAACCATTTGGACTTTTAGACGCTCAAATGAGTGGTGGGATGTGATCGTTCCAGGATTTACACGCACACAGTGGGTGCACAACTTCAGGATGTCTGAAGAAACATTTCTGTTCCTTTGTGCCATGCTGCGTCCAGCAATGGAAAAGCAGGACACAAACTTCAGAGTGTGTGTTCCCCTAAAGAAAAGAGTTGCCATCGCACTATGGAAGTTGGCCACCAACAGCGACTACAGAAGTATTGGCCATCTTTTTGGAGTCAGCAAAACAACAGTGTGTCGGTGCGTCCAGGAATTCTGCGAGGCTGCTTGCATGTTGTTAGTTCCAGAACAGATTAGTTTTCCTGACCGGCAGAAGCTTAAAGAGATGGCAGCCTACTTTGAGAACCGATGGGGACTTCCACAATGTGTTGGTGCCATTGATGGGTCACACATACCCATAATAGCCCCAAAAGAGTACCACTGTGATTACTTCAACAGAAAAGGCTGGCATTCCATCATCCTGCAGGGAGTAGTCGACGGAAAAGGACTATTTTGGAGTGTATATGCAGGAATGGCTGGGAGTTTGCATGATGCTCGGGTTCTGAGACTGTCAACATTGTGGGAGCTAGTTGAGCGTGGAAGCCTTTACCCAGCTTGCACCAGGAACATCAGTGGGGTTAATGCTGGCTATTATCTGCTGGGAGACTCTGCATATCCTTTGCAGACTTGGCTCCTAAAACCATTTCCTGACAATGGCCGGCTGACAGCAGAACAATTGACCTACAACAAGAAAGTGTGCAGGGCTCGCGTAGTGGTAGAAAATGCTTTTGGGAGACTCAAAGGGAGGTGGCGGTGCCTTATGAAGAGGAATGACAGCGACATTGAACTGGTGAAATCCATGGTGTTGACTTGTTGTGCTTTGCACAATCTTTGTGAAAGTCATGGAGAGGATTACCAGCACGAATGGGACACACCTGTTACTGCAGAGCCTGTGGTGCCACTGGCACAGGGTGCAGAAGAGGAGGGCAGGGACGTACGTGAGGGTCTAATGCGGCATTTGAACAGTTAA